From the Deinococcus aetherius genome, the window TTGCTCCTCCCCCCTCGCGGGGGACTGGTACAGCTCGCACCGCGAGAGGCCGGGAGGGGGGAACGCAGACGACCTCCCGGCGCACTCCACTGACGATGAGGACCCTTCTCAAACGGGCGCTGAGTGGGACCCGGCCACTCAGCGCCGGGGCAACCGCTCCCGTATTCGCCTCGGCAGGTTCTTCCCCACGACCAGATCGTAGGAGTGCTCCAGCAATTCCTGCACCAGCCCGTCCGGCAGCGTGCCGTCGAGCGGCAGAAAGACCCAGTGCCCCGCGAAGTACAGGGCGGGAACGATCTGCGGGTACGTCTCACGAAGCGGCGCGGACCGCTCGGGCTCGCACTTCACGAGCAGCCGCAGCGGGTCCTCGGTGATGTCCACCATCGCGTACATCCGCCACACGGGCGGCCCCCCGTCCGGGTCCTCGCCGCCCACCTTGAAGGTCAGGTTGCGCGTGTCGAAGGGAAACGTCTCCCTCGTTCCCGGCAGGAGCGCACACGCCCCGCGCACGTCGGCGACGAGGCGCATCAACGGGTCCTCAAGCTGGTCGAGGGGTCTGGAACTGGGAATTCACGCGCATAACTTGACGTTCGCCGCATATCACGCTATATTTTCGACCATCAGCGGCCCGAGTGGTCGCCCTTTTCTTTTT encodes:
- a CDS encoding MmcQ/YjbR family DNA-binding protein, with translation MRLVADVRGACALLPGTRETFPFDTRNLTFKVGGEDPDGGPPVWRMYAMVDITEDPLRLLVKCEPERSAPLRETYPQIVPALYFAGHWVFLPLDGTLPDGLVQELLEHSYDLVVGKNLPRRIRERLPRR